Genomic DNA from Pyruvatibacter sp.:
ACGTCTGCAAGACGGGGCTACGCTTCCTCGCCGGTATAAACTTCCCAGCGCTTGGTCTTCGAAATCGGCACGCATTCGCGAATGCGCACCTTGTCACCGGTCTTGAAAGTGTTGGCCGCATCATGCGCGTGATAGCGCTTGGAGCGGCGAACGGTCTTTTTCATCACCGGGTCAGTGAACCGAC
This window encodes:
- the rpsQ gene encoding 30S ribosomal protein S17, with translation MPKRVLQGVVVSDKMKDTVTVLVERRFTDPVMKKTVRRSKRYHAHDAANTFKTGDKVRIRECVPISKTKRWEVYTGEEA